From Neobacillus sp. PS2-9, the proteins below share one genomic window:
- a CDS encoding GNAT family N-acetyltransferase: MLKKRDLHDSHTLYELMTHPDVFPFVRHKADSYEEFLFITKQTIEAEERGELISRTILDEWGTPIGTINLFDIEDNAGFLGTWLGKPYHGKGYNSPAKDAFFNELFYEVGIETVFMRIRKVNVRSLRAAEKLPYVVKANESRKTIYEQLNASGDIYDLYEIPKDLYTLYHLRNGLSQTDDQQLLEA; this comes from the coding sequence ATGCTTAAAAAACGTGATCTTCATGACAGCCACACATTATACGAATTAATGACGCACCCAGATGTCTTCCCTTTTGTACGTCATAAAGCTGATTCATATGAAGAATTCTTATTTATTACAAAACAAACGATTGAAGCTGAAGAGCGCGGTGAATTAATCTCAAGAACGATTCTTGATGAATGGGGTACGCCGATTGGTACCATTAATTTATTTGATATTGAAGATAACGCTGGGTTTTTAGGCACATGGCTTGGGAAACCTTACCATGGAAAAGGATACAATAGCCCAGCTAAAGACGCCTTTTTCAACGAGCTTTTTTACGAAGTAGGAATTGAAACTGTTTTTATGCGTATTCGAAAGGTAAATGTTCGCTCATTAAGAGCAGCAGAAAAACTACCTTATGTAGTGAAAGCTAACGAGTCAAGAAAAACAATTTATGAACAATTAAATGCTAGTGGCGATATATACGATTTATACGAGATACCAAAAGATTTATACACTTTATATCATTTGCGCAATGGCCTATCACAAACA
- a CDS encoding amidohydrolase encodes MMKILLKNATIHPITTNPIQSGDVLIENGKIKKVGLNIKTDSSVKIIDCHQHFLFPGFIDVHTHLGLYDEGTGWAGNDANETAEALTPHIRAMDGVYPLDQAFTDAVKSGITTVHVMPGSANVIGGTTSVIKTTGKNIKKMIVQEVAGLKIALGENPKRIHSQGNNDSITRMGIMGMLREAFYKAFHSDTPEDLRTAPIVMALKREIPVRIHAHRADDIISALRFAEEFNLDLRIEHCTEGHLIANELSDLNLKVSVGPTLTRRSKVELKNKTWKTYQELTNHGVEVSITTDHPYTPIQYLNICAGIAVREGLSEQKALEGITILPAKNLKINQSVGSIEVGKDADLVLWSHHPFHYLAKPKWTMIGGEIVYSET; translated from the coding sequence ATGATGAAAATACTATTAAAAAACGCAACTATTCATCCAATTACCACCAATCCCATTCAATCAGGGGATGTGCTGATTGAAAACGGTAAAATTAAAAAAGTGGGTTTGAATATCAAAACAGATTCTAGTGTTAAAATTATTGATTGTCATCAGCACTTTCTTTTTCCTGGCTTTATTGATGTGCATACCCATTTAGGTCTATATGATGAAGGAACTGGCTGGGCTGGAAATGATGCTAATGAAACGGCTGAAGCTTTAACACCCCATATTAGGGCTATGGATGGGGTATATCCATTAGACCAGGCGTTTACCGATGCAGTTAAAAGCGGAATAACAACCGTACATGTCATGCCAGGAAGTGCAAACGTCATTGGCGGGACTACCTCTGTAATTAAAACAACAGGTAAAAATATTAAGAAAATGATTGTACAGGAAGTGGCAGGATTAAAAATTGCTTTAGGAGAAAATCCAAAGCGGATACACAGTCAAGGAAATAATGATTCCATTACTAGAATGGGGATTATGGGGATGCTAAGAGAGGCTTTTTATAAAGCTTTTCATTCTGATACCCCAGAGGATCTTAGAACGGCTCCAATTGTTATGGCACTTAAAAGGGAGATTCCTGTAAGAATTCATGCTCACCGTGCCGATGATATTATTTCTGCCCTTCGCTTTGCTGAGGAGTTTAATTTGGATTTACGAATAGAACATTGCACAGAAGGTCATTTAATTGCTAATGAGCTATCCGATTTAAATCTAAAAGTTTCTGTGGGTCCAACTTTAACTCGTAGGTCTAAGGTTGAATTAAAGAACAAGACATGGAAAACATATCAAGAGTTAACCAACCACGGTGTCGAAGTATCCATTACAACAGACCATCCCTATACACCTATACAATATTTAAATATTTGTGCAGGAATTGCTGTACGGGAAGGATTATCTGAACAAAAGGCCCTTGAGGGTATCACTATTCTTCCAGCAAAGAACTTAAAAATAAACCAAAGTGTAGGAAGTATTGAAGTAGGGAAGGATGCCGATTTAGTCCTTTGGAGCCATCATCCTTTCCATTACTTAGCAAAGCCGAAATGGACGATGATTGGTGGAGAAATAGTGTATTCAGAAACGTAG
- a CDS encoding DUF4870 domain-containing protein, which yields MAQSEERLLAAGIYVLSLFFPVLAPLIIWLIKKDQSSFIDYHGKEYFNFLISYTVYFIISGLLMIILVGIVTTAILGIMLLVFTIIAAIKAYEGNEYRFPLIFRLIK from the coding sequence ATGGCTCAAAGTGAAGAGAGATTATTGGCTGCTGGTATCTATGTTTTAAGTTTATTTTTTCCAGTTTTGGCTCCATTAATCATTTGGCTGATAAAGAAGGATCAGTCTTCATTTATTGATTATCATGGCAAAGAATATTTTAACTTCTTAATTTCTTATACCGTTTACTTTATTATTAGTGGATTATTAATGATTATTCTTGTAGGAATTGTGACCACTGCGATCTTGGGTATAATGCTGCTGGTATTTACTATTATTGCGGCTATAAAAGCTTATGAAGGAAATGAGTACAGATTCCCTTTAATTTTCAGATTAATTAAATAA
- a CDS encoding PLD nuclease N-terminal domain-containing protein produces the protein MDSIVSNLPIIAPIFIIQLILIVVAIIDLVRIDQTKGPKWIWVIIILFVNIIGPILYFVIGRRNN, from the coding sequence ATGGATTCTATCGTAAGTAATCTTCCGATTATTGCACCAATCTTTATTATCCAACTTATTTTAATTGTTGTTGCAATCATAGATTTAGTTAGGATCGACCAAACCAAGGGACCGAAATGGATATGGGTAATTATCATCTTGTTCGTAAATATAATTGGACCGATTCTTTATTTTGTGATTGGAAGGAGAAATAACTGA
- a CDS encoding ABC transporter ATP-binding protein — translation MSLVQIRGLKKSFQGTKVIKGLNFTLGKGKCIALLGPNGAGKTTTLRMLSGLMSPTEGSIIFNDAKKGEDIRHLIGYLPQFPVFYEWMTGLEFLSYTGKLAGLTGKEARERSNELLELVGIVEAKNRRVGKYSGGMKQRLGIAQALIHRPQLIMLDEPVSALDPIGRREVLDLIEGLRKETTILFSTHILGDAEEVCDEILFLHKGEIVESGSMSELRERYQQAKIDLYFKGKAEEYASFFSTHEVTNSVMNESNRMSIYVKNLVLARSAFLKVISDHNLPLEKFEISSMTLEDVFMKVVGK, via the coding sequence ATGTCTCTTGTCCAAATACGTGGGTTGAAAAAGAGTTTCCAAGGGACGAAAGTAATAAAAGGGCTGAATTTCACATTAGGAAAAGGGAAATGTATTGCCCTATTAGGTCCAAACGGGGCAGGGAAAACCACGACACTTAGGATGCTTTCAGGTTTAATGAGCCCAACAGAGGGATCAATTATCTTTAATGATGCTAAAAAAGGAGAAGACATCCGTCATTTAATTGGTTATCTACCGCAATTTCCTGTGTTTTACGAATGGATGACTGGATTGGAATTTTTGTCATATACAGGGAAATTGGCAGGATTAACAGGTAAAGAGGCCAGGGAGCGGTCAAATGAGCTTTTAGAGCTGGTAGGAATAGTAGAGGCGAAAAATAGAAGAGTAGGTAAGTATTCTGGAGGGATGAAGCAAAGGCTCGGAATTGCTCAGGCTTTAATCCATCGTCCTCAGCTCATCATGCTGGACGAACCTGTTTCTGCATTAGATCCGATTGGCAGGAGAGAGGTATTAGATCTTATTGAGGGATTAAGAAAAGAAACTACTATTCTATTTTCTACCCATATATTAGGTGATGCTGAAGAAGTGTGTGACGAAATTCTGTTTTTACATAAAGGGGAAATTGTCGAATCTGGGTCCATGTCAGAATTACGTGAACGTTATCAGCAAGCTAAAATTGATTTGTATTTTAAAGGTAAAGCAGAGGAATATGCCTCATTCTTTTCAACCCATGAGGTAACAAACTCTGTTATGAACGAAAGCAATCGGATGAGCATTTATGTTAAAAATTTAGTTCTTGCGAGGTCGGCATTTTTAAAGGTAATTTCTGATCATAATCTACCCCTTGAAAAGTTTGAGATTAGTAGTATGACCCTCGAAGATGTGTTTATGAAGGTGGTGGGGAAATGA
- a CDS encoding ABC transporter permease subunit: protein MNQWMILLQKEMLEMWRNYKWIWVPITFILLGVQKPLTSYYMEQILDSFGGLPEGAKVEIPTPSAAEVLIQSLGEYTSLGVLIIVLTTMGIIAGERKSGVAAMILVKPVSYLAFITSKWMGALLLIWFSFLMGYLATWYYTGILFDWISFASFFQSFLLYGLWLTVVITITLFFSALLLTPGIAAFSSLAVVIVISLVSSTLSNRLEWSPAQLTSYANEVLMHKGFSDYTLPASLTAAACIIILLFLSVYVFRKKELAV, encoded by the coding sequence ATGAACCAATGGATGATTTTGCTGCAAAAAGAAATGCTGGAAATGTGGAGAAATTATAAATGGATTTGGGTACCGATAACTTTTATCCTACTTGGCGTTCAAAAACCTTTAACCTCTTATTATATGGAGCAAATCCTAGACTCATTTGGAGGTCTTCCTGAGGGAGCTAAGGTCGAAATTCCAACACCTTCTGCAGCTGAGGTATTAATTCAAAGCCTTGGAGAATACACGTCACTTGGCGTATTAATTATTGTTCTCACAACTATGGGGATTATTGCTGGAGAAAGGAAAAGCGGAGTCGCTGCTATGATTCTAGTGAAACCTGTTTCCTATCTTGCCTTTATAACTTCCAAATGGATGGGTGCTCTACTTTTAATCTGGTTTTCTTTCTTGATGGGTTACTTGGCTACTTGGTATTACACTGGTATTTTATTTGACTGGATATCGTTTGCAAGCTTTTTCCAATCGTTTTTACTATACGGTTTATGGCTTACAGTTGTCATAACAATCACGTTGTTCTTTAGTGCTTTACTATTAACGCCAGGGATTGCTGCTTTCAGTTCATTGGCAGTTGTAATTGTTATCAGTCTAGTTAGCAGTACCTTATCAAATCGTTTGGAATGGAGTCCAGCTCAACTAACAAGTTATGCAAATGAAGTACTTATGCATAAAGGATTTTCAGATTATACTTTACCAGCAAGTTTAACTGCCGCCGCTTGTATCATTATTCTATTATTTTTAAGTGTATATGTTTTCAGAAAAAAAGAGCTTGCCGTCTAG
- a CDS encoding patatin family protein, whose amino-acid sequence MFNQVGLVLEGGGMRGVYTAGILEYFLEQELFFPYVIGVSAGACNAASYLSKQKGRNKTVTIKYAADPRYISWQNYFKNRQFFGMDFIFDEIPNKHVPYHYDEFYKNPSEFVVGTTDCLTGEPVYFKKQDYDKDLLTVLRASSSLPFIAPEVRFKDKVLLDGGISDPIPIKKAQQDGFKKNIVILTRNEGYLKKPSKFHFLVNRKYPEYKGLQQSLRNRYQIYNETLSFLEKEEKAGNVLIIRPLQPLTVGRMERNPTRLEALYHQGYEDAKASMSSIRQYIEM is encoded by the coding sequence ATGTTCAATCAAGTCGGCTTGGTTTTAGAAGGTGGCGGGATGCGTGGGGTTTATACCGCTGGGATCCTTGAATATTTCTTGGAACAAGAATTATTTTTCCCTTATGTTATTGGTGTATCAGCTGGTGCTTGTAATGCGGCCTCTTATTTGTCAAAGCAAAAAGGGAGAAATAAAACCGTAACGATAAAGTATGCAGCGGACCCAAGGTATATTTCATGGCAAAATTATTTTAAAAACCGTCAGTTTTTTGGAATGGATTTTATTTTTGATGAGATTCCCAATAAACATGTGCCATACCATTATGATGAATTCTACAAAAATCCTTCTGAATTTGTTGTAGGGACGACAGACTGCCTAACGGGAGAGCCTGTCTATTTTAAGAAGCAAGATTATGATAAGGATCTTCTTACCGTATTACGGGCATCGAGCTCCTTGCCATTTATAGCCCCTGAAGTTCGGTTTAAAGACAAGGTCCTGCTTGATGGGGGAATAAGTGACCCTATTCCTATTAAAAAAGCTCAACAGGATGGTTTTAAAAAGAATATTGTCATCCTTACAAGAAATGAAGGATATTTGAAGAAACCTTCCAAGTTTCATTTTCTTGTGAATCGTAAGTATCCGGAATATAAAGGCTTACAACAGTCCTTAAGAAATCGATATCAAATATACAATGAAACACTCTCCTTTTTAGAAAAAGAAGAGAAAGCTGGAAACGTCCTTATCATTCGTCCTTTACAGCCATTAACGGTAGGGAGAATGGAAAGAAACCCAACTAGGTTAGAAGCGTTGTATCATCAAGGGTATGAGGACGCCAAAGCATCTATGTCCTCCATACGTCAATATATTGAAATGTAA
- the dapF gene encoding diaminopimelate epimerase, whose translation MQIELIKGHGSGNDFLIIDEISNEYSFTESERAKMAQVLCNRNTDLGADGILFVMKSDHADGRMRVFNADGSEASMCGNGLRLVARYICELLGLNEAVIETMKANLRVSKQNDIFPNINTYQVEISPVLFNLSALPLNLEKPTLFNERIEELSDELRFTALAVPNPHLITIVETEQIQGDLQKNLSERVNGPNHLFPDGVNVSFVKSLEPGSIYVRTYERGVGFTNACGTAMSASSLVTCLTGLNTLEEVIQVYNNGGKVQCVVHEKEGKYTIDLIGNATYLYKTEVTVDLDNALISTKIRNEFSEQRTYEKLQTQAQQFIGNNMEG comes from the coding sequence GTGCAAATTGAACTAATAAAAGGTCATGGGTCGGGCAATGATTTCCTGATTATCGATGAGATATCCAATGAATATTCATTTACTGAAAGTGAACGGGCTAAAATGGCACAAGTGCTTTGTAATAGAAATACTGATTTAGGTGCAGATGGAATACTTTTTGTTATGAAGAGCGACCATGCTGATGGGAGAATGCGTGTATTTAACGCGGACGGTTCGGAAGCATCAATGTGCGGCAATGGATTACGACTTGTTGCGAGATATATATGTGAATTACTCGGCTTAAATGAAGCAGTAATAGAAACAATGAAAGCCAATTTAAGAGTTAGTAAACAAAATGACATATTTCCAAATATAAACACCTATCAAGTGGAAATTTCCCCTGTATTGTTTAATTTATCAGCTTTACCGTTAAATTTAGAAAAACCAACTCTTTTTAATGAGCGAATAGAAGAACTTTCAGATGAGTTGAGGTTTACTGCACTTGCGGTTCCTAACCCACATTTAATTACAATTGTAGAAACAGAACAAATACAAGGGGATCTGCAAAAGAACCTAAGTGAGAGAGTAAATGGTCCGAATCATTTGTTCCCAGACGGAGTAAATGTCAGTTTTGTCAAATCCTTGGAGCCGGGGTCCATTTATGTTAGAACATACGAACGAGGTGTAGGGTTTACTAATGCTTGTGGTACGGCTATGTCTGCGTCCTCACTTGTGACGTGTTTAACAGGTTTAAATACATTAGAAGAGGTCATACAGGTTTATAATAATGGAGGAAAGGTCCAGTGTGTTGTCCATGAAAAGGAAGGAAAATACACAATAGATTTAATAGGAAATGCAACTTATCTTTACAAGACTGAGGTTACAGTTGATCTTGATAATGCATTAATTTCAACCAAAATTAGGAATGAATTTTCCGAACAAAGGACCTATGAGAAGCTTCAAACACAAGCGCAACAATTTATTGGGAATAACATGGAAGGATAA
- a CDS encoding DNA ligase D — MKPMLPSLTFELPVRPNWVYEVKYDGFRAILDWTSKGIELTSRNGKTLLPQFPEIKEFLLKHEEQFKPYLPLRLDGELVSLENTHKANFSAIQVRGRLKSEKKINDQATRFPCRLMVFDLLLLRGNPISIQPFEKRKEELRNLFIIMGFDLDSDPYNDQLLQFVNAYEDFNELWEKIILYDGEGIIAKYKNSQWEEGKRSIQWLKYKNWKYVSCFITTYDKTNGYFYVGVYRDEKVYSVGQVLFGFKPEEKKALQQTIKQNMIREDAQFIYVEPAICLEVKYLELYDNQLREPHFDRFRFEIEPSSCTYERFIFAQKNLPADLEITHPDKPLWEKLAIQKADYILYLREISPYMLPFLKNRLLTVIRYPHGMFGEAFYQKNCPEYAPEFVQTFTSEGIDYILCNNLKTLVWLGNQLAIEFHIPFQTTTSKGPSEIVFDLDPPSKDYFHLAIRAALFIKEVLDQLNLIGFIKTSGNKGLQIYLPLPENTYSYEDTRLFTSFIADYLISKDPDSFTIERMKKNRGNRLYVDYVQHSEGKTIVAPYSMRGNEHGGVATPLYWEEVDESLQLISFNMENALKRIREQGDPFNDYFQTKQLQPFGPVLEFLKKGIVEKG, encoded by the coding sequence ATGAAGCCGATGCTGCCTAGTTTGACTTTTGAACTGCCTGTTCGTCCCAATTGGGTGTACGAGGTGAAATACGACGGTTTTCGTGCCATTTTAGACTGGACCTCCAAGGGGATTGAGCTAACAAGCAGAAATGGGAAGACCCTTTTACCTCAATTTCCTGAAATAAAGGAGTTTTTATTGAAACATGAAGAACAATTTAAACCATATCTCCCTCTTCGTTTAGATGGAGAACTTGTATCACTAGAAAATACGCACAAAGCTAATTTTTCGGCTATCCAAGTTCGTGGCCGATTAAAATCTGAAAAAAAAATCAATGACCAAGCTACACGCTTTCCTTGTCGCCTAATGGTCTTTGATTTATTGCTCCTTCGCGGAAATCCTATTTCTATTCAACCATTCGAAAAACGAAAAGAAGAATTAAGGAATTTATTTATCATCATGGGTTTTGACTTAGATTCCGACCCGTATAATGACCAATTACTTCAATTTGTAAATGCATATGAGGATTTTAATGAACTTTGGGAGAAAATTATCTTATATGATGGTGAAGGAATTATTGCTAAGTATAAAAATAGCCAATGGGAGGAAGGAAAACGATCCATACAATGGTTGAAGTATAAAAACTGGAAATATGTCAGCTGTTTCATCACAACTTATGATAAAACAAATGGATATTTTTATGTTGGTGTATATAGGGATGAAAAGGTTTATAGTGTAGGGCAAGTCCTATTCGGATTTAAACCTGAGGAAAAAAAGGCACTGCAACAAACAATTAAGCAAAATATGATACGAGAAGATGCACAGTTTATTTATGTCGAACCTGCTATCTGCCTTGAAGTGAAGTATTTGGAACTATACGATAACCAGCTCCGTGAACCTCATTTTGACCGTTTTCGCTTTGAAATTGAACCATCTTCTTGCACATATGAACGATTTATTTTTGCACAAAAGAACTTACCAGCAGACCTTGAGATTACCCATCCAGATAAACCACTCTGGGAAAAACTGGCGATTCAAAAAGCAGATTATATCCTGTACTTACGGGAAATTTCCCCGTATATGCTGCCATTTTTAAAAAACCGGTTATTAACAGTCATTCGGTATCCTCACGGAATGTTCGGTGAAGCTTTTTATCAAAAGAACTGTCCTGAGTATGCACCTGAATTTGTACAAACCTTTACTTCTGAAGGAATTGACTACATACTTTGCAATAATTTAAAAACTCTCGTTTGGCTTGGTAACCAGCTTGCCATTGAATTCCATATCCCATTTCAAACAACCACTAGCAAGGGCCCAAGTGAAATTGTTTTTGATTTAGATCCTCCTTCAAAGGACTACTTCCATTTAGCCATAAGAGCCGCCCTCTTTATAAAAGAAGTTCTTGATCAATTAAATTTAATTGGGTTTATTAAAACCTCTGGAAATAAGGGATTACAAATTTATCTTCCCTTGCCGGAAAACACATACTCCTATGAGGATACGAGACTCTTTACCAGCTTTATTGCAGACTACTTGATATCAAAGGATCCCGACTCCTTTACCATTGAAAGAATGAAGAAAAATCGGGGAAATCGCCTCTATGTAGACTATGTTCAGCATAGTGAGGGCAAGACCATTGTTGCTCCCTATTCTATGAGAGGGAATGAGCATGGTGGGGTAGCGACACCACTTTACTGGGAGGAAGTAGATGAAAGTCTACAGCTGATTTCCTTTAACATGGAAAATGCCCTAAAACGTATACGAGAGCAAGGAGACCCTTTTAATGATTACTTCCAAACCAAACAACTTCAACCGTTTGGACCAGTACTTGAGTTTTTAAAAAAAGGTATAGTAGAAAAAGGATAA
- a CDS encoding Ku protein has protein sequence MHTMWKGSISFGLVNIPIKLHTATEDKDIKLRTLHNKCHAPIKYEKICSVCEEEVKPEDIVKAYEYTKGKFVVLDQEELEKLRKENEEKAVEIIDFVKIEEIDPIYFDRSYYMSPNEGGGKAYSLLRKALQESQKVGLAKIIIRSKEQLAVIRVYENTLVMETIHYPDEVRKAGDVPNVPSEDKVTQKELDTAILLIDQLTSVFEPEKYTDDYRTALLELIESKRTGKETVTTAAKEVPSNVTDLMAALQASIDRTKPNKIAAPKKKAATKATKATKVPKVKKEA, from the coding sequence ATGCATACGATGTGGAAGGGAAGTATCAGTTTTGGACTTGTTAATATCCCCATCAAGCTCCATACGGCAACAGAAGATAAAGACATAAAGCTTCGCACCTTGCATAACAAATGTCATGCCCCGATTAAATATGAAAAAATTTGCTCCGTTTGTGAAGAAGAAGTGAAACCGGAGGATATCGTAAAGGCATATGAATACACAAAGGGAAAATTTGTTGTTCTTGATCAAGAAGAACTTGAAAAATTAAGAAAAGAAAACGAGGAAAAGGCAGTAGAAATTATTGATTTTGTAAAAATAGAGGAAATTGACCCGATTTATTTTGATAGAAGTTATTACATGTCTCCCAATGAAGGAGGAGGTAAGGCATACTCCTTGTTACGAAAGGCATTGCAGGAATCACAAAAAGTAGGATTGGCCAAAATAATAATTCGTTCAAAAGAACAGCTTGCGGTTATTCGTGTATATGAAAATACATTAGTGATGGAAACGATTCATTATCCTGATGAAGTTCGTAAAGCTGGTGATGTGCCGAATGTCCCTTCAGAGGATAAAGTGACACAAAAAGAACTAGATACAGCTATTTTATTAATTGATCAGTTGACTTCCGTTTTCGAGCCTGAAAAATATACGGATGATTATCGAACCGCACTTCTTGAATTAATTGAATCCAAGCGGACTGGTAAAGAGACAGTTACTACGGCTGCAAAGGAAGTACCTTCAAATGTGACAGACTTAATGGCAGCTTTACAAGCATCAATAGACCGTACGAAGCCAAACAAAATAGCGGCACCTAAGAAAAAAGCAGCAACAAAAGCAACCAAGGCAACAAAAGTGCCTAAAGTAAAGAAGGAAGCATAA
- a CDS encoding nucleoside hydrolase, whose product MAYNVLLFADPGVDDSFAIMYALLNPKINLVGVVSGYGNTPKEQSIRNTAYLLSLGGRGDIPIIGGAAGPLSGELVQYYPEIHGKEGLGPIKPPDTLKNVKVYDFNKILDIVNQYRENLIIVSVGRLTELSLMFILYGDNVLKDVAAFYIMGGAFLVPGNITSEAEANFFVDPIAAYTVMEKAHNIYLHPLNITNKAIITPEIINYLSENSPTPFKPLIKPAFDYYFNAYQTNVPGIKGAPLHDVVPLMALTNPELVKYIPRRVRVEQFGNAKGKSIADFRPKPDKEPIESLDYIGMEADIQKFAQNFTETFLRGEFQKE is encoded by the coding sequence ATGGCTTATAATGTGCTTTTGTTTGCAGATCCCGGAGTAGATGATTCATTTGCAATAATGTACGCCTTACTTAATCCGAAAATTAATTTAGTTGGTGTGGTAAGCGGATATGGCAATACACCAAAGGAGCAGTCAATCAGAAATACCGCGTATCTTTTAAGTCTAGGTGGTAGAGGAGATATCCCTATTATTGGCGGAGCGGCAGGTCCCTTATCAGGAGAACTCGTGCAATACTATCCAGAAATACATGGGAAGGAAGGATTAGGCCCCATTAAACCTCCTGATACGTTAAAAAATGTAAAGGTTTATGACTTTAATAAGATTCTTGATATTGTTAATCAATATAGAGAAAATCTTATTATTGTCTCTGTTGGTAGATTGACTGAATTGTCCTTGATGTTTATTCTCTATGGAGATAATGTTTTAAAAGATGTCGCTGCATTTTATATAATGGGTGGGGCCTTTTTGGTGCCAGGAAATATCACTTCAGAAGCGGAAGCTAATTTTTTTGTGGACCCAATCGCGGCGTATACAGTCATGGAAAAAGCGCATAATATATACCTACACCCATTGAATATAACCAATAAAGCAATTATTACACCAGAAATCATTAATTACCTCTCAGAGAATAGTCCTACTCCTTTTAAACCACTAATTAAACCAGCCTTTGATTATTATTTTAATGCTTATCAAACAAATGTCCCTGGAATAAAAGGCGCCCCCCTTCATGATGTTGTCCCCCTTATGGCCTTGACCAATCCTGAACTCGTAAAGTATATCCCAAGGCGTGTAAGAGTTGAACAGTTTGGTAATGCAAAAGGAAAAAGTATTGCAGATTTCCGTCCAAAACCTGACAAAGAACCAATTGAAAGTTTAGACTACATTGGAATGGAAGCAGATATACAGAAATTCGCCCAGAATTTTACAGAAACTTTTTTGCGTGGTGAATTTCAAAAAGAATGA
- a CDS encoding NAD-dependent epimerase/dehydratase family protein: MERVLVLGGTQFFGKLLVEKLLNENIAVTIATRGQSKDPFGEKVERLIIDREDRASLIHAFSERKWDVVYDQSCLSPQEAKDAAEALKGKVKRYIFTSTMAVYEYGDKHVEEDFDPFSFHFQFKARRDYPGYLGYQEAKRAAEAYLFQETDFDVVAVRFPLVIGKDDYTNRLKFHVDRVLDRKPIGIKFPDAKYSFITSDEAAKFLLHMGRDVFTGPINPGCKADISLRSFLGKIEEITGEAADITSEVTKENSSPYGMDGSWSINTNRVNHLGYQFTDLNEVLDELIQYFMRVKIN; the protein is encoded by the coding sequence ATGGAACGAGTGCTGGTTTTAGGGGGAACACAATTTTTCGGGAAGTTGCTTGTGGAAAAGCTGCTCAACGAAAACATTGCTGTGACAATTGCGACAAGAGGACAATCGAAAGACCCTTTTGGAGAGAAAGTAGAAAGATTAATTATTGATCGTGAGGATCGGGCTTCACTTATCCATGCATTTAGTGAAAGGAAATGGGATGTTGTTTATGACCAATCGTGTCTTTCCCCGCAAGAAGCAAAGGATGCTGCGGAAGCACTGAAGGGGAAGGTAAAGAGGTATATTTTCACCTCAACTATGGCTGTTTATGAGTATGGGGATAAGCATGTAGAAGAAGATTTTGATCCATTCAGCTTTCACTTTCAATTTAAAGCAAGAAGGGATTATCCAGGATATTTGGGATACCAGGAGGCAAAAAGGGCTGCAGAAGCTTATTTATTTCAAGAGACCGATTTTGATGTAGTGGCCGTTCGTTTTCCACTTGTCATAGGTAAAGACGATTATACGAATAGACTCAAGTTTCATGTAGACAGGGTCTTAGATAGGAAGCCAATAGGCATTAAATTTCCGGATGCGAAATACAGTTTTATTACATCAGATGAAGCAGCTAAATTCCTTTTACATATGGGGCGTGATGTGTTTACAGGACCTATTAATCCAGGGTGTAAGGCCGATATTTCCTTAAGGAGTTTTCTTGGGAAAATAGAGGAAATAACCGGGGAAGCAGCAGACATAACTTCAGAAGTAACAAAGGAAAATTCCTCACCATATGGTATGGATGGTTCTTGGTCTATTAATACTAACAGAGTGAACCATTTAGGATACCAATTTACTGATTTAAATGAGGTATTGGATGAATTAATTCAGTATTTTATGAGAGTTAAAATAAATTGA
- the cspD gene encoding cold-shock protein CspD produces MSNGKVKWFNAEKGFGFIEAEGGQDVFVHFSAIQSEGFKTLEEGQSVSFEIVEGARGPQASNVKSA; encoded by the coding sequence ATGAGTAACGGTAAAGTAAAATGGTTTAATGCAGAAAAAGGTTTTGGATTTATTGAAGCAGAAGGCGGTCAAGATGTATTTGTTCACTTTTCAGCTATCCAATCAGAAGGCTTTAAAACATTAGAAGAAGGCCAATCAGTTTCTTTTGAAATCGTTGAAGGCGCTCGCGGACCACAAGCTTCTAACGTAAAATCAGCTTAA